A stretch of Rhizobium sp. TH2 DNA encodes these proteins:
- a CDS encoding phage portal protein translates to MKIPFLTWGARRSGASPAVPELKALSQMFGIAGGITSGGHERSYAGLAREGFMRNPVAHRAIRLVSEAAASVPWLLYRDGAEATEHDVLDLLVQPNGRQGGGEFFEALYGQMLISGNAFLLPVMAGTRLAEVHLLRPDRMRVLEGADGWPEAYEYRAGSRLRRYPAVGPGSVLQLKLFHPLDDHQGFPPLGAAGAALDLSNTASQWNKALIDNSARPSGALVYQPKEGGNLSPDQYERLKAELAEGYSGPARAGRPMLLEGGLDWKAMGLSPRDMDFIEAKNGASRDIALALGVPPMLLGLPGDNTYANYAEANRAFWRLTVLPLLTRTAASLSGWLSAICEERLALGHDLDQVPGLALERDALWARVGAAGFLTDEEKREAVGY, encoded by the coding sequence ATGAAAATTCCATTCCTCACGTGGGGCGCCAGGCGCTCCGGCGCTTCCCCCGCCGTGCCTGAACTCAAGGCGCTGTCGCAGATGTTCGGCATCGCTGGCGGCATCACCTCCGGCGGCCACGAGCGGAGTTATGCCGGACTGGCACGCGAGGGTTTCATGCGGAACCCGGTCGCGCACCGGGCGATCCGGCTGGTTTCGGAAGCTGCGGCATCAGTGCCGTGGCTGCTCTATCGCGACGGCGCGGAGGCCACCGAGCACGATGTGCTCGATCTGCTGGTGCAACCGAACGGGCGCCAGGGCGGCGGCGAATTCTTCGAGGCGCTTTATGGGCAGATGCTGATATCAGGCAACGCCTTTCTGCTGCCTGTCATGGCGGGCACGAGGCTGGCCGAAGTACACCTGCTCAGGCCGGACCGGATGCGGGTGCTGGAAGGCGCCGATGGCTGGCCGGAGGCGTATGAATATCGCGCCGGCAGCCGGTTGCGGCGTTATCCGGCCGTGGGGCCGGGATCGGTACTGCAGCTGAAGCTGTTCCATCCGCTCGACGACCACCAGGGCTTTCCGCCGCTGGGGGCTGCGGGCGCCGCACTCGATCTCTCCAACACGGCGAGCCAGTGGAACAAAGCGCTGATCGACAATTCGGCCCGGCCATCCGGCGCGCTGGTCTACCAGCCCAAGGAGGGCGGCAATCTTTCGCCCGACCAGTATGAGCGGCTGAAGGCGGAACTCGCGGAGGGCTATTCGGGCCCGGCCCGCGCCGGCCGACCGATGCTGCTCGAAGGCGGGTTGGACTGGAAGGCGATGGGGCTTTCGCCCCGCGACATGGATTTCATCGAGGCGAAGAATGGGGCCTCGCGCGATATCGCGCTGGCGCTCGGCGTGCCGCCGATGCTGCTGGGGCTACCGGGCGACAACACCTATGCCAATTATGCCGAGGCCAACCGGGCCTTCTGGCGGCTGACAGTGCTGCCACTGCTGACGCGGACTGCGGCATCGCTGTCGGGCTGGCTGAGCGCGATCTGCGAGGAAAGGCTGGCGCTGGGGCACGACCTCGATCAGGTGCCGGGGCTGGCGCTGGAGCGGGATGCGCTCTGGGCACGGGTTGGGGCTGCGGGTTTTTTGACGGATGAGGAGAAGCGGGAGGCTGTGGGGTACTGA
- a CDS encoding DNA-packaging protein, with translation MRHLGSEWRLGARDEQKPPAGDWRTWLLMGGRGSGKTRAGAEWVHAMASGAKAPLRIALVAETLADAREVMIDGVSGIWRIARFGRPQFEITRRRLVWPNGSVAQLFSSEDPDSLRGPQFDLAWCDELAKWKHAQETWDMLQFGLRLGDMPRQVVTTTPRAIPLVRTLIKDAGTVVTRLSTEGNRANLAAGFVETMEKRYGGTRLGRQELGGELIEDREDALWSRDMLERLRIRTHGPLGRIVVAVDPPAAERARDSCCGIVVAGLEATGRAVVLADLSVANASPSAWGNAVVRAFRKYQADRVVAEVNQGGDMVGAILRSVDETLPVTTVHARRGKYLRAEPVAALYEQGRVAHAGDFAALEDQMCDFGPDGLSGGTSPDRLDALVWALTSLVLGGQGEPRVRGI, from the coding sequence GTGCGGCATCTCGGCAGCGAATGGCGCCTTGGGGCACGAGACGAACAAAAGCCACCCGCCGGCGACTGGCGCACCTGGCTCCTCATGGGCGGGCGCGGTTCGGGCAAGACCCGGGCCGGGGCCGAATGGGTGCATGCCATGGCGAGTGGAGCCAAGGCGCCGCTCCGGATCGCGCTGGTGGCCGAGACGCTGGCCGATGCCCGCGAGGTGATGATCGACGGTGTCTCGGGCATCTGGCGGATCGCCAGGTTCGGGCGGCCGCAATTCGAGATCACGCGGCGGAGATTGGTCTGGCCGAACGGTTCGGTGGCGCAGTTGTTTTCCTCGGAGGATCCCGACAGCCTGCGTGGTCCGCAGTTCGATCTCGCCTGGTGCGACGAACTGGCGAAATGGAAGCATGCGCAGGAAACCTGGGACATGCTGCAATTCGGGCTCAGGCTCGGCGACATGCCTCGGCAGGTGGTGACCACCACGCCGCGCGCTATTCCGCTGGTGCGGACGCTGATCAAGGACGCCGGCACGGTGGTGACGCGGCTTTCGACTGAAGGCAATCGCGCCAACCTGGCCGCCGGCTTCGTCGAGACGATGGAGAAGCGCTATGGCGGCACGCGGCTTGGCCGGCAGGAACTCGGCGGCGAACTGATCGAGGACCGCGAAGACGCGCTGTGGAGCCGTGACATGCTGGAACGGTTGCGCATCCGGACGCATGGGCCGCTCGGCCGGATCGTCGTGGCGGTCGATCCGCCGGCGGCGGAACGGGCCAGGGATTCCTGCTGCGGCATCGTCGTCGCGGGGCTGGAAGCGACGGGCCGGGCGGTGGTGCTGGCCGATCTCTCGGTTGCCAATGCTTCGCCCTCTGCCTGGGGCAATGCGGTCGTGCGGGCGTTCAGAAAATACCAGGCTGACCGGGTGGTGGCCGAGGTCAACCAGGGCGGCGACATGGTCGGCGCGATCTTGCGCTCGGTCGACGAGACGCTGCCGGTGACCACCGTCCATGCCCGGCGCGGCAAATATCTGCGCGCCGAGCCGGTGGCAGCACTCTACGAACAGGGCCGCGTGGCCCATGCCGGGGATTTCGCGGCGCTCGAGGACCAGATGTGCGACTTCGGGCCGGATGGATTGTCCGGCGGCACCTCGCCCGACAGGCTCGATGCGCTGGTCTGGGCACTGACCAGCCTGGTGCTGGGCGGGCAGGGCGAGCCGAGGGTGCGGGGGATTTGA
- a CDS encoding MmcQ/YjbR family DNA-binding protein translates to MTHDDITTIALTLPGVTESAHFGKRDFRAPKIFMSLPTETTANLNLKPDQQLMLQGLYPLEFSALPNKWGSRGWTMLHLDRCNKTTAEMAVEMAWRNVAPKKLLAQKP, encoded by the coding sequence ATGACCCACGACGACATCACCACAATCGCCCTCACGCTCCCCGGCGTCACCGAATCCGCCCATTTCGGCAAACGCGATTTCCGGGCGCCGAAAATCTTCATGAGCCTGCCGACAGAGACCACGGCAAACCTCAATCTCAAGCCCGACCAGCAATTGATGCTGCAGGGCCTCTACCCGCTGGAATTCTCGGCCCTGCCCAACAAATGGGGCTCGCGCGGCTGGACCATGTTGCATCTCGACAGATGCAACAAAACGACCGCCGAGATGGCGGTCGAAATGGCTTGGCGCAATGTCGCGCCGAAGAAGCTGTTGGCGCAGAAGCCTTAG
- a CDS encoding type II toxin-antitoxin system RelB/DinJ family antitoxin, which produces MASNALVQTRIDGKVKDEASAVLAAMGLTVSDAVRLMLTRVAHDKALPFEPLIPNAETVAAMREARAGNLKSYESVDALMADLNAED; this is translated from the coding sequence ATGGCCAGCAACGCACTCGTACAAACCCGGATCGACGGCAAGGTGAAGGACGAAGCCTCTGCCGTGCTCGCGGCGATGGGCCTTACTGTATCCGATGCCGTGCGCCTGATGCTCACGCGGGTCGCACACGACAAGGCATTGCCCTTCGAGCCGTTGATCCCCAATGCCGAAACCGTCGCCGCCATGCGCGAAGCCCGTGCCGGCAACCTCAAGAGCTACGAGTCCGTCGATGCGCTGATGGCGGATCTGAATGCGGAAGATTGA
- a CDS encoding isopenicillin N synthase family oxygenase: protein MSFPVFDLAAFERSDDNGKRQMGREVDLICRTSGFLAVQNHGVPDDVISGVWTHAHDFFDLDHETKNRSKAPYPGYPYGYLGPGTEALAKSKGVDTPPDLKESFNGGPLAVPPGLTDQEALSFCYAETIWPAAPDGFRPAWEAYYRAVTDLASRIMKVFAVALELKEDYFQSYIGQPISALRALNYPELAAPPPGGQLRAGAHTDYGSLTILLPQPGSKGLEIMTPEGAWREVPPVEGAFVINIGDLMARWTNDRWVSTLHRVVNVAPEDGGLDRRQSLAFFHQPDWFANIETLPSCLAPGEVSKYEPVLSGPYLMGKFKKTVM from the coding sequence ATGTCATTTCCCGTCTTCGACCTCGCCGCCTTCGAACGTTCCGACGACAATGGAAAGCGGCAGATGGGGCGGGAGGTGGACCTCATCTGCCGCACATCCGGCTTCCTCGCGGTTCAGAACCACGGCGTGCCGGACGATGTGATTTCAGGTGTCTGGACCCATGCCCACGATTTCTTCGATCTCGACCACGAGACCAAGAACCGCTCGAAGGCGCCCTATCCAGGCTACCCCTACGGCTATCTCGGCCCCGGCACCGAGGCGCTTGCCAAGTCCAAGGGCGTCGATACGCCGCCAGATCTCAAGGAAAGCTTCAACGGGGGCCCGCTGGCAGTCCCGCCCGGCCTCACCGACCAGGAGGCCCTGTCCTTCTGCTATGCCGAAACCATCTGGCCGGCGGCGCCGGACGGCTTCCGCCCGGCCTGGGAGGCCTACTATCGCGCCGTCACCGATCTCGCCTCCCGCATCATGAAGGTCTTCGCCGTCGCGCTCGAACTGAAGGAGGACTATTTCCAGTCCTATATCGGACAGCCGATCTCGGCGCTGCGCGCCCTCAACTATCCCGAACTCGCTGCCCCACCACCAGGAGGCCAGCTCCGCGCCGGCGCACATACCGATTACGGCAGCCTCACCATCCTGCTGCCGCAGCCCGGCTCGAAGGGCCTCGAAATCATGACGCCCGAAGGTGCCTGGCGCGAAGTACCGCCGGTCGAGGGCGCCTTCGTCATCAATATCGGCGATCTCATGGCCCGCTGGACCAACGACCGCTGGGTCTCGACGCTCCACCGCGTCGTCAATGTCGCTCCCGAAGACGGCGGCCTCGACCGCCGCCAGTCGCTCGCCTTCTTCCATCAGCCCGACTGGTTCGCCAATATCGAGACGCTGCCTTCATGTCTGGCACCGGGCGAGGTGTCGAAATACGAGCCGGTGCTGTCGGGGCCGTACCTGATGGGCAAGTTCAAGAAGACAGTGATGTAA
- a CDS encoding type II toxin-antitoxin system VapC family toxin, with translation MIFVDTNVISETMTRTPEAKVLSWLTRHDAELALSTVVIAEIAFGIQRIRPEQRADRLEQRLLGWRQRFANRIFGLTEDAAVAYGEIMSVAERQGRRMSVQDGMIAAIALVNRGKLATRNVRDFETTGLELISPWDN, from the coding sequence GTGATCTTCGTCGATACGAACGTCATTTCGGAAACGATGACGAGGACGCCTGAAGCGAAAGTCTTGTCGTGGTTGACGCGGCACGACGCGGAGCTCGCGCTTTCCACCGTCGTGATTGCCGAAATCGCCTTCGGTATTCAGAGAATCCGCCCCGAACAGCGCGCCGACCGGCTCGAACAAAGGCTTCTGGGGTGGCGCCAACGTTTCGCCAATCGCATATTCGGCCTGACCGAAGACGCGGCGGTCGCTTACGGTGAGATCATGTCGGTCGCCGAACGGCAAGGGCGTCGGATGTCGGTGCAGGATGGGATGATCGCTGCGATTGCGCTCGTTAATCGCGGCAAGCTTGCAACACGAAACGTGCGTGATTTCGAAACGACGGGGCTGGAATTGATCTCGCCTTGGGATAATTGA
- a CDS encoding DUF6107 family protein, with translation MADFSGAFWMERAIGASAGAAVSLVYMLPKGSREAACRFLAGLISGVVFGGPAGVFLAARLGIVAFLSPSEIMLSGAAAVSLSAWWGLGVLARVAGRWGGARG, from the coding sequence ATGGCTGATTTTTCCGGGGCGTTCTGGATGGAACGCGCGATCGGTGCCTCGGCCGGAGCGGCCGTGTCGCTGGTCTACATGCTGCCCAAGGGCAGCCGTGAGGCGGCGTGCAGGTTTCTCGCGGGCCTGATCTCGGGTGTGGTGTTCGGCGGGCCGGCGGGTGTGTTTCTGGCGGCGCGGCTGGGGATCGTTGCGTTTCTGTCGCCGTCGGAAATCATGCTGTCGGGGGCTGCTGCGGTGAGCCTCTCGGCCTGGTGGGGGCTGGGTGTGCTGGCGCGGGTTGCGGGGAGATGGGGTGGGGCGCGGGGGTAG
- a CDS encoding type II toxin-antitoxin system YafQ family toxin — protein MRKIEPTSAFKRDFKREAKGRHAKVLQSELPALLLLLATDLPLEARLRDHALTGEWKDHRDCHVRPDLVLIYRKPDEETLQLVRLGSHSELGL, from the coding sequence ATGCGGAAGATTGAGCCGACCAGCGCCTTCAAACGGGACTTCAAACGCGAGGCCAAAGGCCGCCATGCCAAGGTTCTCCAATCGGAGCTCCCGGCACTTCTGCTATTGCTTGCCACCGACCTGCCGCTGGAAGCGCGGCTGCGCGACCACGCCCTCACCGGCGAGTGGAAAGACCATCGCGACTGTCATGTCCGGCCCGATCTCGTCCTGATCTATCGCAAACCAGACGAAGAGACGCTGCAGCTCGTCAGGCTCGGCTCACATTCGGAACTTGGACTTTAA
- a CDS encoding YcgN family cysteine cluster protein — translation MIEPVPFWKQKTLREMSDAEWESLCDGCGRCCLNKLEYEDTGEIVWTDIRCKLLDGDSCRCTNYPNRKDFVPDCIRLTVEEVETLTWLPPTCGYRLVKEGRDLYWWHPLLSGDPDTVHAAGISVRDRTVDETDVDWDDYEDHEVAWPGEVPESARAKQKA, via the coding sequence ATGATTGAACCTGTTCCATTCTGGAAACAAAAGACGCTTCGCGAGATGAGTGACGCGGAATGGGAGAGCCTGTGCGACGGCTGCGGCCGTTGCTGTCTCAACAAGCTCGAATACGAGGATACAGGCGAGATCGTCTGGACCGACATCCGCTGCAAGCTGCTCGACGGCGACAGCTGTCGCTGCACCAACTATCCCAACCGCAAGGACTTCGTGCCCGATTGTATCCGGCTGACCGTCGAGGAGGTCGAGACGCTGACCTGGCTGCCGCCGACCTGCGGCTACCGGCTGGTGAAGGAAGGCCGCGACCTCTACTGGTGGCACCCGCTGCTCTCCGGCGATCCTGACACGGTACATGCCGCCGGCATCTCGGTGCGCGACCGGACGGTGGATGAGACCGATGTGGATTGGGACGACTACGAGGATCACGAAGTGGCCTGGCCGGGCGAGGTGCCGGAGAGTGCGCGGGCGAAGCAGAAGGCTTGA
- a CDS encoding class I SAM-dependent methyltransferase, with product MSSERHTHWENVYSTKGEADVSWFQETPAISLELLALADARPENAVIDVGGGASRLVDSLLDKGFTDLAVLDLSEAALAAARARLGKKGDAVEWIAADATAWEPSEAAYDIWHDRAAFHFLTEPEDQAAYIERLTRGLRMGGHAIIGTFAPDGPEKCSGLPVARHDAASLGGLLGPGFALIDHRRHQHATPWGSIQKFQFSTFRRDG from the coding sequence ATGAGCAGCGAACGCCACACGCATTGGGAAAATGTCTACTCGACCAAGGGCGAGGCCGATGTCAGCTGGTTCCAGGAGACGCCGGCGATATCGCTTGAACTGCTGGCACTCGCGGATGCGAGGCCCGAAAATGCGGTCATCGATGTCGGCGGCGGGGCGTCGAGGCTGGTCGATAGCCTGCTGGACAAGGGTTTCACCGATCTCGCCGTTCTCGATCTCTCGGAGGCGGCCCTTGCCGCGGCGCGGGCACGGCTGGGCAAGAAGGGCGACGCCGTCGAGTGGATCGCCGCCGATGCGACGGCGTGGGAGCCGAGCGAGGCTGCCTATGACATCTGGCACGACCGGGCGGCCTTCCACTTCCTCACCGAGCCGGAGGATCAGGCCGCGTATATCGAACGGCTGACACGCGGGCTCCGGATGGGCGGCCATGCGATCATCGGAACCTTTGCACCCGATGGACCCGAGAAATGCAGCGGCCTGCCTGTGGCCCGGCACGACGCGGCCTCGCTTGGCGGGCTGCTTGGCCCGGGGTTTGCGCTGATCGATCACCGGCGCCACCAACACGCCACGCCGTGGGGCAGTATCCAGAAGTTCCAGTTCTCGACCTTCCGGCGCGACGGCTAA
- a CDS encoding AraC family transcriptional regulator: MNIIENAIWQVESNLRRPIALETIAEMSGVTPTYLTRAFASATGNSLMRYARARRLSEAARILALGVPDILGLALDVGYGSHEAFTRAFREHFGLTPESVRDARTTRHLELTEPMIMDASPKPNLAEPKIEKRDKMLFAGLIKTYAMKDIGGIPALWEQFNAMEGGLTNVVNPKVAYGASLSYTEETGCEYMAAVEVSSLADVPKEFQTATIPAATYAIFSQPGHITLMRPTIMSIWQDWLPRSGYTAEEAPLVEFYPSTFDPVTGNGGFEVWIPVRKQ, encoded by the coding sequence ATGAACATCATCGAGAATGCCATCTGGCAGGTCGAAAGCAATCTTCGACGGCCCATCGCCCTGGAGACCATCGCGGAAATGAGTGGCGTTACGCCCACTTACCTCACCCGCGCTTTCGCCTCCGCGACGGGCAATTCGCTGATGCGTTACGCTCGTGCGCGTCGGCTTTCGGAGGCTGCCCGCATTCTCGCACTCGGCGTTCCCGATATCCTAGGCCTGGCGCTCGACGTCGGCTACGGATCGCATGAAGCCTTCACCCGCGCCTTTCGCGAGCATTTCGGGCTGACGCCGGAAAGTGTCCGCGACGCGCGCACGACAAGACATCTCGAACTTACGGAGCCAATGATCATGGACGCCTCACCAAAGCCCAACCTCGCTGAGCCGAAGATCGAAAAGCGCGACAAGATGCTGTTTGCCGGCCTCATCAAGACCTATGCAATGAAGGATATCGGTGGCATTCCCGCGCTCTGGGAACAGTTCAACGCCATGGAAGGCGGTCTGACCAACGTCGTCAATCCCAAGGTCGCCTATGGCGCCTCGCTCAGCTACACCGAGGAAACCGGCTGCGAATACATGGCCGCCGTCGAGGTCTCAAGCCTCGCCGATGTGCCGAAGGAATTCCAGACCGCGACCATTCCCGCCGCGACCTACGCCATCTTCTCCCAGCCGGGGCACATCACGCTGATGCGCCCGACGATCATGTCCATCTGGCAGGATTGGCTGCCGCGTTCAGGCTATACCGCCGAGGAAGCACCGCTGGTCGAATTCTACCCCTCGACTTTCGATCCTGTGACCGGCAATGGCGGGTTCGAGGTGTGGATTCCGGTGCGCAAACAATAA
- a CDS encoding plasmid stabilization protein — protein MAEPQLSVRSSRARDLAHRLARRENRTVAEIVERALEAYEVREAGREPAAAFYQRMADPSGIDNDLERLIRENRKPHGGLDL, from the coding sequence ATGGCCGAACCACAACTGTCAGTCAGAAGTTCCAGGGCGCGCGACCTTGCGCACCGCCTTGCACGGCGGGAGAACAGGACCGTCGCCGAGATTGTCGAGCGCGCGCTGGAAGCTTACGAGGTTCGCGAGGCCGGGCGCGAACCGGCAGCCGCATTCTATCAGAGGATGGCCGATCCGAGTGGTATTGACAACGATCTTGAGCGCTTGATTCGCGAGAATCGCAAGCCCCACGGCGGATTGGATCTGTGA
- a CDS encoding Dabb family protein, translating to MIRHIVFFSARDKNDLDTIRKGLSLLTEIPHAGVLEIGENVKTDQLGGEVDLVVYGEFADADALAAYKAHDNYQRSIEIVRPLREIRIAADYDSGAAVKRPLV from the coding sequence ATGATCCGCCATATCGTCTTCTTCTCCGCACGTGACAAAAACGACCTCGACACGATCCGCAAGGGGCTGTCGCTGCTGACCGAGATTCCCCATGCAGGGGTTTTAGAAATCGGCGAGAACGTAAAGACCGACCAGCTGGGCGGCGAGGTGGACCTGGTGGTCTACGGCGAATTTGCCGATGCCGACGCGCTCGCGGCCTACAAGGCGCACGATAATTACCAGCGCTCGATCGAGATCGTGCGGCCGCTCAGGGAGATCCGGATAGCGGCCGATTACGATAGCGGCGCGGCAGTGAAGAGGCCTCTGGTTTAG
- a CDS encoding ribonuclease E inhibitor RraB produces MDALPAKADDNVDEFLKNERVRSVLRENSDDCRSPRTVQHFAYFPDAAAQISFREFLVSRGYDIDDEHNEAEGRNAWAVISSKIQIPVKIDGETALLSEYAGRLNGDYDGWETEVVRK; encoded by the coding sequence ATGGATGCCCTACCGGCCAAGGCTGACGACAATGTCGATGAATTTCTAAAGAACGAACGGGTTCGGTCAGTGTTGCGCGAGAATAGCGATGACTGCAGATCGCCACGGACCGTGCAACATTTCGCCTATTTTCCTGATGCCGCTGCACAGATCAGTTTTCGCGAATTTCTGGTCTCGCGCGGCTACGACATCGACGACGAGCATAACGAAGCCGAAGGCAGGAACGCATGGGCCGTGATCTCTTCCAAGATCCAGATTCCCGTCAAGATCGACGGTGAAACAGCGCTTCTGAGCGAGTATGCAGGACGATTGAACGGCGACTACGATGGTTGGGAAACCGAGGTCGTTCGCAAGTAA
- a CDS encoding transglycosylase domain-containing protein, translating to MADDGEDLKNKRLKSHFFLRLDAWLDSTLWAAGFRFLDLWEEITIFFRRFRVKGWKRIPVELAGEALTWGAVGMIAMLALAKPAFEIAKSDWRKKSDFAVTFLDRYGNVIGHRGIIHEDSVPIDELPDHLVKAVLATEDRRFFEHFGIDFLGLFRAVSENARAGGVVQGGSTLTQQLAKNLFLSNERSFDRKIKEAFLALWIETHMTKKEILSLYLDRAYMGGGTFGAAAAARFYFNKELPDLTLAESAMIAGLFKAPAKYAPHVNLPAARARANEVLTNLVQGGLMTEGEVIDARRHPATAVDRSTKEAPDFFLDWAYEQTLDVARSQDFSDHTLVVRTTLDAGLQHAAEQAVETGLRQYGETYRVKQGAMVVIENGGAVRAMVGGRDYGENQFNRATKALRQPGSSFKVYTYSLAMEKGLTPTTPIVDAPICWGNWCPGNYGNSYAGRIDIQTAIAKSINTIPVRLTKEKFGKKPMDQIVALAKKFGVETPLRNDVTIPLGSSEVTVMDQATAYAVFPAGGLESRRHGISQITDYGGNVLYDFDRDAPPAKRVLTQQAADYMNHMLTRIPYVGTARKAAVDGVLTGGKTGTTQGYRDAWFCGYTGNFAAAVWFGNDDYTSSNNMTGGSLPAMTFKLVMDYAHQGLPIREIPGADPAPEIAEQVNKEKPVVEKTEETADAAPVFVRPRMLTVASTRVVKDIGERLKGAKPLKRLEKVASVE from the coding sequence ATGGCCGACGACGGCGAAGACCTGAAGAACAAGCGTCTCAAGAGCCATTTCTTCCTGCGGCTCGATGCCTGGCTCGACTCCACGCTCTGGGCCGCCGGCTTTCGTTTCCTCGACTTATGGGAAGAGATCACCATCTTTTTCCGGCGTTTCCGCGTCAAGGGCTGGAAGCGCATCCCGGTCGAACTCGCGGGCGAAGCGCTGACCTGGGGCGCCGTCGGCATGATCGCCATGCTGGCGCTCGCCAAGCCCGCCTTCGAGATCGCCAAGAGCGACTGGCGCAAGAAATCGGATTTCGCCGTCACCTTCCTTGATCGCTACGGCAATGTCATCGGCCATCGCGGCATCATCCATGAGGATTCCGTGCCGATCGACGAGCTGCCGGATCATCTGGTCAAGGCGGTGCTGGCGACCGAGGACCGTCGTTTCTTCGAGCATTTCGGCATCGATTTCCTCGGCCTGTTCCGCGCGGTCAGCGAAAACGCCCGCGCCGGCGGCGTCGTCCAGGGTGGTTCGACGCTGACACAGCAGCTCGCCAAGAACCTGTTCCTCTCCAACGAGCGCTCCTTCGACCGCAAGATCAAGGAAGCCTTCCTGGCGCTGTGGATCGAGACGCATATGACGAAGAAGGAGATTCTCTCGCTTTATCTCGACCGCGCCTATATGGGCGGCGGCACGTTTGGCGCGGCGGCTGCCGCGCGGTTCTATTTCAACAAGGAACTCCCCGACCTCACGCTCGCCGAGTCGGCCATGATCGCCGGCCTGTTCAAGGCCCCGGCGAAATACGCCCCCCACGTCAACCTGCCCGCTGCCCGCGCCCGCGCCAACGAGGTGCTGACCAACCTCGTCCAGGGTGGCCTGATGACCGAGGGCGAGGTGATCGATGCCCGCCGCCATCCCGCAACCGCCGTCGATCGCAGCACCAAGGAGGCGCCCGATTTCTTCCTCGACTGGGCCTATGAGCAGACGCTGGATGTGGCCCGCAGCCAAGACTTCTCCGACCATACGCTTGTTGTGCGCACCACGCTTGATGCCGGGCTGCAACATGCGGCCGAGCAGGCCGTCGAGACGGGCCTGCGCCAGTACGGCGAGACCTACCGTGTCAAGCAGGGCGCGATGGTGGTGATCGAGAACGGCGGCGCCGTGCGCGCCATGGTGGGCGGCCGCGACTATGGCGAGAACCAGTTTAACCGCGCCACCAAGGCGCTGCGCCAGCCCGGCTCGTCGTTCAAGGTCTATACCTATTCGCTGGCGATGGAAAAAGGCCTGACACCCACGACGCCGATCGTCGATGCGCCGATCTGCTGGGGCAACTGGTGCCCGGGCAATTACGGCAACAGCTATGCCGGCCGGATCGACATCCAGACGGCGATCGCGAAATCGATCAACACCATTCCCGTGCGCCTCACCAAGGAAAAATTCGGCAAGAAGCCGATGGACCAGATCGTGGCGCTGGCGAAAAAGTTCGGCGTCGAGACACCGCTGCGCAACGACGTGACGATCCCGCTCGGTTCGTCCGAGGTCACCGTCATGGATCAGGCCACGGCCTATGCCGTCTTTCCGGCAGGCGGCCTGGAGTCGCGCCGTCACGGCATCAGCCAGATCACCGATTACGGTGGCAACGTGCTCTACGATTTCGACCGTGACGCCCCACCCGCCAAACGGGTGCTCACGCAGCAGGCCGCCGACTACATGAACCACATGCTGACCCGCATTCCCTATGTCGGCACCGCCCGCAAGGCGGCCGTCGATGGCGTGCTGACCGGCGGCAAGACGGGCACGACGCAAGGCTATCGCGACGCCTGGTTCTGTGGCTATACCGGCAATTTCGCCGCCGCCGTCTGGTTCGGCAACGACGACTATACGTCCTCCAACAACATGACCGGCGGCTCGCTGCCGGCGATGACCTTCAAGCTGGTCATGGACTACGCCCATCAGGGCCTGCCTATCCGCGAGATTCCCGGCGCCGATCCCGCCCCCGAGATCGCCGAGCAGGTGAACAAGGAAAAGCCCGTTGTCGAGAAGACCGAAGAAACCGCCGACGCCGCGCCGGTGTTCGTCCGCCCGCGCATGCTGACCGTGGCGAGCACCAGGGTCGTGAAGGATATCGGGGAGCGGTTGAAGGGTGCCAAGCCGCTGAAGAGGCTGGAGAAGGTGGCGAGCGTGGAGTAG